Part of the Thermodesulfobacteriota bacterium genome, GCGCCTCGGTGCCCGGGGTCCCGGTGATGACCTTGACCACCATGACGTCGCGCGCCAGGAGCCCTTCGACGTTCCGCAAGCCCTTCCCGGCGGCGCCCGCCGGCCCGGGATGCATTGCGTAGAGGATGTCGCGCTCCGAGATGAGGCCGACCAGGTCCCCCTTCGCGTCCACCACGGGGACCCCGCTGACCTTCTTCCGGCAGATGGTGTCGATCACCTTCCACAGCGGATCGGTCGGCCGCACCGTGTGCACCTTGCGGATCATGATGTCTTTGGCTTCCAGCTTCCCGGCGATCATGGGTCACCTCGTTCGTAGTGTATTTTTAACACGCTGTTTTTATATAATGGAAATGCATATTTTTAATTGAAACTATGCATAATTGTAATACTATAAACAGGAGCGCCGCGTATGCATGTGAACATCCACAGCCTCCGCACCTTCCTGGCCGTCGCGCGGAACCGCGGGATTTCCAAGGCCATGAAGGAACTCCACCTCTCCCAGCCGGCGGTTTCCCGGCAGATCCTTGCGCTTGAGGATTCGCTGGGGACCCCCCTATTCCTCCGGAAGGGCCGGTTCCTCCTCCTCACCGAGGCCGGCAAGGTCCTCCAGCAATACGCCGTCCGGATCCTCCAGCTCGTATCTGAGGCGCGCGGGGAGATCGACCGCCTGAAGGGACTGGTGAGGGGGCATCTCCGCATCAGCGCCGCCAGCACCATCGGGATCTATATGATTCCGGACGTGCTGGGGGAGTTCAAGGCGCAGTACCCGGGCATCGAGATCTCGCTGGAGATCTCGAACAAGG contains:
- a CDS encoding CBS domain-containing protein, with translation MIAGKLEAKDIMIRKVHTVRPTDPLWKVIDTICRKKVSGVPVVDAKGDLVGLISERDILYAMHPGPAGAAGKGLRNVEGLLARDVMVVKVITGTPGTEALRLASVMALRKIRRIPIVDGRKLVGIVSHGDVYRAIFGAKRGGAR